CTCGGTCACTTTCAGTCACCCGAGGGTGGGGAAATCTCGTTTTCGAACTGAACGCAGATCAGGTATAATGCCTTGATTGGCAGTGGTCGGGGTGGCGGGATTCGAACCCACGGCCTCTTCGTCCCGAACGAAGCGCGCTACCAGACTGCGCCACACCCCGATCTCTCGGTGAAACCAAGCCCGCTTTCGGGAAAGCGGGGCGGCTTTCTTCACAATTTCGCGGTCTCCTGCAAGCGAATTTTAGGGAAGCTTCCGACGCGATTTTCGATGGTGATCCCGCGGCTCGTCTGGAGAGTGAGGGATGTTTTTCCGGGTTGGGATCGGTGCGGTCAGGATTCACGGGTCCCTGACTCTCAGTCGGACGAAGAGTTTGGTTTGTCCGGCCGGTAGGGGCGGGGGTGTCACGGTGGCGGCGACTTTCCCGCCGGATGGGGCGCAGGTCGTGACGGGGCCGGCCCATGCGGAGCCGGGGAGCTTCGTCGCGATGACGCGCCAAGGGTCGGACGCTCCGAGGTCGTGGCTGGCTTCCACTTCCAAGACGAGATTTGCGGGTAGCGTCTCAAAGGAGCTGAAGGATATCGCGAAGGTCCCGCCGGGTTGCGCGGTGGTCCGGAAGTTCTCGAGGCCGGCGGCGGCGAGATCCGGTGCGGTGGGAGAGGTGGCGGTGCCGAGTGTATTGGCCGGGGTGATGGTGGCGGTGCCCAGGGTGGCGATGAGCTCGTCGGCGCCGGGATCAAGGATGCCGTTGCCATCGGAGTCATGGAAGAGGGCGGTGCCGCTGACCCCGGCGACGGGAGAGGCTCCGAGCAGGTATCCCGAGCCGTGGAGGACCAGTTTGTCGCCGGATGCCGGTTCGAAGTCGGTGATCCTCGCGTAGCCCCCGTGGCCGGGAGTGCCGGGCACATTGTCATCGTAGAAGCGGCCTGTCGCATCCCCGAGCACGAAGGTGTCCGCGCCGCTGCCGCCGGTGAGTTGGTCGATCTCCGCCGCGCCCCGGGCCCCGGTGGTCTCGCAGCCGACGAGATGGTCGGCACCTTCCCGGGAGTTCAGCGAGTCGTTGCCTCCTTTGCCCTTGAGGATGTCATTGCCCGCGCGGCCGGTGATCTGGTCGTTCTTGCTCGCTCCGGTGATGTGGAATCGCTCGAATTCATAAGACTCGATGTAGTCGAGTCCCGCGGAGCCATTGTCGCGGCGGTAGACCGTGTCGGTCATGTAGACGCCGCTGTAGGCGGGGAGGTCTTCCATCGAAAAATCCACCACCAGCGTGTCGATCCCGTTGCCGCCGAAGACCCGGTCGGTGCCGAAGCCCGGGCGGACGATGTCGTCGCCGTCTCCGGTGACGATCCAGTTGTTCGTGCGGGTACCCGCGGTGATGTCATCGTTGCCGGAGCCGGTGAAGATCCGAAGCACCTGTTCGCAATTGCGGACATGGGTGCCATTGGGGAATTCCAGGTTCGTGGGCGTGGCGTCGCTCCAGACGACGGGCACGGTCTGGTTGGAAAGGTCGATGGCGAACTGGTCGAAGCCCGGTCCGCCATCCATTTCGAAGACGGCACCGGCAGCCAGACCCCGGTAATTCCCATGATGCATTGCGAGTTCATCGAGGAGGTCATTCCCCGGCCCACCTAACAGAATGTCGTGACCGTCCGCGGGGAACTCCGACGAGAGGTCGATCGTCCCGCAGCCAGTCAGGACATCATCCCCCTCGCCGCCCTCGAGCCGGTCCGAGCCGCCGCGGCCTGCGAGGAAGTCATTCCCGGCCATGCCGATGAGGATGTCGTCGTGCCCCTGCACCGGGCCATGGATCTGGTCGTCCTTGCTCGCGCCGATGATCTCCAGGCGTTCGATGCTGGCGAACATGTAGCTGTCGAAGCCCGGCCTTATCATCGTGGTGCTGCTGGTGGTGATGCGCGGTGCGGCCGGCAGGTCAGCCCGGGAAAAGTCGATCTTCAGCGTGTCGATGCCGCCGAGCCCGTCGATGTAGTCCGGGCCGGAGAAGGACTCGCTGATGCGCCCGCCACCCCGGAGCGGCTGGAAGACATTCGGCCCCTCGGTGCCGGTGAGGTTGTCCGCGGCATCGGTGCCGATCACGTTTTCGAAGCCGAGGATGACAGTCTCGCTCGCTCCGTTGTTCGTGGCTCCGGTCGAGAGGTTCACGATGACGCCGAAGGTATCGTAGCCGTAGTAGCTGAAGTATCCCCGCGTCATCATCCTGCTCAGATCCACGGTGTCGATGCCGGGGCCTCCTTGGAGCGTGTCTCCTCCGGTGCCGACCATCCTGCCACCTTCGAAGCGGGGATACGGGACCTCAGGGTAGGGCGGGGATCCCGGGATATCCAGATGGACGATGACGTAGTCGTCACCCGGACCCAGATCGATGATATCGCGTCCCGTTCCTCCCTCTACATTGTCATTCCCGTCACCGGTCTGGATGGTGTCGGCACCCGGGCCGCCAAGCACCCGGTCATTCCCGGCTCCGCTGGTAATGTGGTCGTCGCCGATGCCGCCATCGATGAAATTGTCGCCATCGCCGCCATGGATGGTGTCGGCCTGGTTCGGGAGATAGGCACTCCAGTCGAAATTGTATTGATCCTGAAGGCCCTCGAATGCCGGCGTGTCCGGCCCCTCGCCGTAGAGGGTGTCATTCCCGCTGCCGGCGGTGATGGTGTCCTTACCCTCGCCACCTTGGACGAGGTTCGTGCCATTGCCCGCGTCGATGATGTCGTTCCCGCCAAGCCCTGCCATCGAGTTGTCTCCCGCGTTGCCCGTGAGCGTGTCATTGAATTCCGAGCCGACGAGATCCTCGATCGAGCTGAGGAAGTCTCCCTGCGCATCGCCGCACGTGGCCGCGCCGGTGGCGAGGTTCACGGTCACGCCCTGCGGGGAGTGGAAGTAGCTGGTGAAGTCACGGCCGTTTCCGCCCAGCAATTGGTCCGCTCCGGGACCGCCCTCCAGTGCGTCATCGCCGTCGCCGCCTTGCAGGATGTCGTCACCTCCGTAGCCGAAAAATTGGTTCGATCCCGCATCGCCGGTAAGCGTGTCGGCGAAGGGCGAGCCCTCGAATTGCTCGATGGAGAGATAGGTGTCTCCCGCCGCATCTCCCGTGTGTTGCCCGCTTGTCAGATTGACCGTCACAGCGGCGGTGGAGTCGGCGAAGGAGACCATGTCGATGCCGGGGCCTCCGTCGTGAATGTCGGCACCGGGTCCTCCTTGGAGCACGTCCGGTCCCTCGCCACCGAGGAGCGAGTCATTGCCACCATTGCCGTGCAGGAAGTCGCGGCCGTCGCCGCCGGAGAGCGTGTCTTGGCCCGCTCCTCCGAAGAGCCGGTCGATCCCGGCATTCCCTTCCAGATGAGCGGGCGAAAGCACGTCCGGTGCGAGCCGGATGGTGTCGTTCCCCTCGCCGCCGGAGCCGTGGATGGTGCTAGTCACCGCCCCGTAGGGCGGGGCCGAGGGACCGCCGGCGGTGCCGCCGTTGCCCGAGAAGGTGATGCCGATCTGCTCGTTGCCCGCCATGCCCGATCGCCGGGTGATCTCGAAGGTCTCCGGCCCGTCCTCGATGTAGCCGGAGACGCGGAGCGGGGCGTCCGGACCGATGTGCAGAACGGCATTCCCGGCGGCGATGTGGGCGAGCACGGGCTCGGGGGTGTCATCACAGGCGTGAGAGAAGTCGAAGATCCTGCCGACCGGGAAATCATAGTCGTAGGTGTAGGAGAAAGGGCCCACGCCGACGGTGACATAAGCCTGCAATCCGTAGTGGAGGCTGCCGCTGGCCTGCAGCACGCAGAGTGGCGATTGGTCGAAGTTCGCGATGAACTCATCGAGATGAACTTTTCCGTTTTCATCCGTATCGGTCAGTGTCGCCTTTGCATTGGCGAAAAGCGAGCCGCCCGCACCTGCTTCCGCCAGCAGGACATTTGCCGCCACGCTGGCTCGCATGTCAGCGTTGAGTTCCGCCATTGAGATAGGTGCTCCATTCTGGTCGACAGGGACGAGGATGTAGAAGCCATTGAAGACATCTAGGGGATCGCCACTCTCCGCGAGATCGAAGAGCCCCTTCGTGTCGAAGCCGAAATCGATATCGAGCCGGATATTGCCCGTGCCGCGGAAGCGGAAGCCCAGCGGCCCGGCAAGGCGGATGAATTCATCGATGTCGTAGAGCGGGAGTTGCTGCGTCGCATTGTCCATCGTGAAGAGATCGACGTTCTTGCCGAGCAGCAGGCCGAAGGCGGTCTCGGGCTCCTCCAGGATCGGGAAGCGCAGGCCCTTGCTCAGGGAACCATCGGCCAGGATCTCCTTCGGGAAGATGCCGGTCTTGTTGACGAAGCTCTGCACCGCGGGGTCCTGGAGGACAGCGAGCGTTGCATTGCGGATCTTGTTCGGCGTGATGCCCGCGAGATCGAAGTCCGGCAACCGCGGATCCACCGTGCCGAGGTCGAAGTCACCGAGGTCGATCAGCACGTTCGATCCGGCGCCGGGCTCGATGGAGTTCGCGATGTCGATGATCTTCGCGAGGATGTCGAAGTCGTCCGCCTGGTCCTGCGTGATGGCACCGCTGGCGACCGCCATTTCCAGCAGAGACTTCGGCACGTGCTGGTTCATCGAGTTCAGCTCGGTGAGCAGCGGGATGGGCTCCTGCATCGCCTCGACGATGGGCTGGAGCGGCTCGGTGACCGAACGCACCTCCGCCAGTATGGGTTGGGCGAAGTCGGAGAAGAACGAACCGAGGTCGAGCTTCACGTTGCGGAAGGCGGCGACGGGCCGCGAGCCGAAGCCCGCATTCATGTCCCCGGCGACCACGTTCGATGCGCTGAAGCTCCACGAGTAGTTCAGATCCGCGATGATCTTCGGCAGGGCACCCGAGCTGAGATCGCTGGTGAAGTTGAGATTGATCGCGGCATTCCCCGAGAGAGTGGCGTCGAGCAGGTCGCCGCCGAGTTCGCCCGGGCGCAGCCGGTTGTCCGCGCCGCTCGGGTCCAGCAGATCGACCAGGAAGGTGCCGCCGAATGTGGTGGGCGGTACGCTGTCGCCGTCCGTGCCGGATTCATCGGCGATCTGGAAGTGGATGCGCGAGAGCTTCGCCGACGCGCTGAAGCCGGGGATGGTGGTGGTGATGCCCACCGAGAGCGAGGAGGCGTGGTTCGCGGTATTCAGGTAGAATCCGCCGGCATCGACACCGATGGAAAGCGCGAAGGAATAGTTCAGCGCGGTATTGGCAGAGCCCTGCGTCTGTAGGCCCAGCCCCGGCATCCCGAGCCCGCCATCAAGCGGCAGCGCGAAGGCGGGGAAGGCGCGCGTCGTATTGATGGAAAGCTTGAGATCGGCCGAGTCAGAGGCGTCCATCGTGACCGCGCCAGCCGTGATCGAGGCGGCGGAGAGAGCGTTCGCGACTGCCTGCTCGACCTGGGCTCTGGTATAGTTGGCGGAGCCCTGCAGGGTCGATAGCCCGCCCTTGATCGCGTCTCTCACGCCGAGCAGATGATGGGCGGCCGGGATGCCCTGCGCTGCCGCTTCCGAGAGCCCGTCGCCGAGCAGCGGCAGCGAGTCGCCGAAGACCTGCTCGATCAGGTCCGCCTCGATGGCTGCCAGCGCGCCGTCCAGCCCGGCGATGAGTGCGTTGATCTCCGACTGGGTGGCCATTCCGTTCGCACCGAGTGTGCGGACTGGAGCGTATGCTCCGCCTCCCGGAGCGTGCAGCGGATGGGGGATGATGGACAGATGCGGAGGCGGCAGAAAAGGGGAGTGCCCGGAACCGGGGGAGTAGGGATTCGGATTGCTGGAAAGCTCCTGCGGAATTCCTCCGGGTGAGATCGGCGGTAGGACCGGGATCAAGCGCGATGCCTGTTGCTTCCCAAGCGTCCATCCGGGAAAGGATGGCTGCCCGGTCGTGATGGTTTCCGGCCCATTCGATGGGATCTCGCGATCCCTTTCCGTTGGCGATGCCTGTCGGTCGGGAGTGCTTTCCGATGAAGGTGAATGCCACGAATTCGTCAGGTGCGCTGCACCGAGCAACAGGGCGACGATCGTGAGTCCGGGCGCGAAACGACGAATGGCGTTCATGAGAGGGATGCGGATCTGGCGAGGATCGGGCGGTCGGCGGCGGGCAAGGCCAAGTGACCGGAGGTGGTAAAAGGGATCGCTGGAGCGACCACGATGGATGCCCGGGAGGTGGCTCCATCGCCCGACGAGGATACGTATGATTTCTCCCGAGGCAATATCATGCTTCATATCTTCACCCCGTGGGAAGCCCCGGATTACCGGGATGTGGTGCCGGAGATAGGGGATTTTTAGTTAACAATACCGGACGATGGAGGCGAGTCGGATAGTCGCAGGAACGGTAGGGGGACCGGCGGGAATGGCCGTCATGAATTGTCGAAGCTCGTTGACCGGGACGGGGGAAATCTCTAGAAAACATTGAATACCGGGGAGTCGTGGTGGTTTCCCGGGCGCAACCCTTCCCACCCATGAAAACCCGCCTCCCTGCGGCACTGCTGTCGCTTGCCTTGTCGTGTCCGCTGTTCTCGGACGAACCGGTGCCGCCGCCGTTGGTGGGGTTTGCCGCGGGTTTGCCGGGTAAGCAGGTCCGCCTGACCTGGGAGTCCGAGGCCGGGATCCGCTATCGCATCGAGCGCTCCACCGACCTGGGCGCACCCGCCGGCGGTGGATGGAAACAGGTCGCCATGGTGGAGGCGACGGGCCCGGCGGGCGAGTGGCGCGACACGGAGGCGATCACCACGCGCGCCTTTTATCGCATCGTCCAGCCTCAGGCGGAGGTCTTCTCGATACCGGAGCCGGTGCTGCCTCCCGGCGGTGGAGATCTCTTCATCCATGGCCAGCGCATTCCGGACGGGAGCATGCTGGTGATCCTCGTCGATGGCGTGCCGCAGGAGTTTCCGCTCACCGCGATGGGCGGGGGTATGTGGCGCGCTCCGGTGATGCTGGGCGGCGCGATTCCCGGCGCGAGCATCCTTTCCTCGGCGGTCCGTAGTCCCTCGGGCACGGATCTCGTTTCGCTGAATGTCCCCATCACGATCACCGCCACGGGGCGTGCGACGGATTCGCCTCCGTCGCTGCCGCCGGGTGGTCCGCTGGCCGCGTCAAATCCCATCCCCGGTGTGGGCGTCGTGGTGAAGCGAAATCCCATCGCGACCACCGCGCGCATGGGCCAGACGAATGTCCTCGCGAGGTATCCCGCCGCTGCGGCTTGGTTCAGCAAGAAGGGCTACGATTCGTGGAAGGCTCACTCCGACATGGCGGCGGTTTCGACAGGCGAAAATCCGTTGTATGGAGGCAGCGGCAACCATGGCGACAATCCCCTGTACACGGGCGACAAGGGGCTCAGGGTCGTCAACAACCACGCGATCAATACCAAGGGCGCAGGGGCCAATGTCGGCCGTATGATGCCCTCGCGCACGGGCATGCCGGGTGAAGTCTCTTTCCACCACGTGGCGCTCGATCTCCCGTGTGCAGCCGGGCCGCCGCTGTCGTGGATTACGACCTATCGCTCGAAGCTCCCGGTCTCCTCCGGCCTCGGCTCGGGGTGGGATTTTTCCTACAATGTCTCCATCGAGCCGGTGCCCGTGACCGCCGGTGAGAATGCCCCGCGCCTGATCGTGCGCGATGGTGGCGGGCGTGCGGATGTCTTCCATCGCCAGGCCGACGGCAGCTATCGCTGCGATGGCATGTTCCGCGAGGGGCGCTTCCGCAGCGGGGTCTTCACGCTGACCTTCGCCGATGCCGGGCGCTGGGTCTTCCGGCCGCTCGATGGTTCGCCGGGCGCGGGGAAGATCTCCAGCATCATCGACCGGAATGAAGTGGCGCTGACCTGCGCCTACGATTCCTCGGGCATGCTTTCGCGGGTGAGCGATGCCTTCGGCCGCAGCCTCGCGGTGGAGTGGGGGAGCACGGCGCCGTCGCGCATCGTCTCCGTCACCTCGCAGGATGCCACGGGCTCGGTCAGCTATCAGAAGATCGAGTATCACTACGCCCCCGGCAGCGCCCGCCTCGCCTCGGTCAGCGCGCCATTCGTCCCCGGCTCGCCGCCATCGGTCGGCCCGGTTTCCTTCACCTACACGGACGGACTGCCGGATCCGAACCTGAATGGCAACCTGCTCACCGTGCAGGACGGCGCGGGCCGGCTGGTGGATGCTTATGAATACTCCGGCGTCACCGACCCCGCGAATCCCGCCTACGACACCTGCTCGGCGCACGACCGGAACCGCCTCGGCACCACGGGCGCGAAATTCCGCACCACCATCGCCGCGCTGCCGGGAGGCGGCTACGAGGTGTGCGAGAATGACGAGGTCGGCCGCGTCGCGGTGAGTTCCTTCGACAAGTTGCACCGCCTGCTGCGCGTGCGCCAGTACACCGGCTTCGCCACGCCGGACGCGCCGGTGACTTCGTCCAGCCTGCCCGCTCCGGCGACGAAGCTCCGCGCGACCGATCCCGATTTCTACGAGACGACCTGCGCCTACAACGCCGACAGCCTGTGCATCCGCATCACGAATCCGGATGGCAGCGGCGAGCGGGTGATCTACGACCGCGATTTCCGCAAGGATAGCCCCGTCCGCGAGCGCGGGAATGCACGCGTGGTCTCTCTGGTTTCCTCCACCGGCGAGGTGCGCAGCGTGACCTGCGATCACCTGCCGGGCTACGGTGCCTCCGAGTCCGCCCGCCCGGGGAATCCGATCAAGGGCATCAGCGTGAAATGCGGCCGGAGCCCCGGCGGGGACCCCGATCAAACGGGCATGGTCACCGCGCCGGGCGTGCTGCCGGGAGAGTGCGACGATACCGATGAACTCCTAAGCGCGCGGCTCTCGATGAATGTGACGACGCCCCGGCAGACGCAGGGATTGAGCTTCGGGGAGAAGAAGAAGGGCGGCCCTCGCGATTCCGCATCGGGCCTCGCCACCGGCAGGCGCATGTATTCGGCGCTCTCCGTGAATGACGATACGGACTTCGGCTCGGATGCCGTCTTCGCCGCCATCGATGACTACGACACGGACGCTCTCGTGGCCTACGGCGACGACAGCGATTTCTCGCCCGGCATCGCTGGCGACATGTCCTTCGTCTCGCGCATCATCACCGCGCACGGCCAGTCCTTCACCTACAGTCATGATGCCCGCGGAAACCTGGTCAGCGAGAGCGGTCCGGTCTCCGGTTCGGGCGCGTCGATCTCCTACAATGCGCGCGGGCAGGTGACTTCCTACTCGATCCTCGATGACATGGACGTGGACTCATCGTTCACGAAGATGGTGACGTACGATGACCATGACGGCTTCGCTTCCTCGGTCGTCGTGGACCCGGAGGGCTTGGCCCTCACCACGGCCTTCGGTCGTGACGATCTCGGGCGCATTTCCTCGGTCACCGATCCCGCGGGCGACACGTGGTCGTATGGCTACGATGCTTCGGGCCATCTGGTCACGGCCACCAGTCCGCCTGCACCACTGCCTATCGTAACAGCCGCCGTGCTGGATGCGGGTGGATGCGTGGCACGCGTCGATACCGCCCACCTCGGTGCGGACGGGAAGCCGGTTGCGGAAAATCCCGCCTACTCCGTTTTCTACGTTCACGATTCCCGCGGACGTCTCTCCCGCGTGGCGGTGGAGGAGCGCCCGGTGGATGCCTCCGGCGTGCTGGTGCCGGACACGCTCGGGCTGGATCACTTCGCCGTGACGGACATCACCTATGATGCCGCCGGGCAGATCGTCCGTCTCGCCACACCAGCGGCCAGTCGTGGCCAGAGCGTCGATCTCTCCTGCGCTTTCTCATATGACGAGCGAGGCCTTCTTTACGAGACCCGCCATGGCGATGCCGGGTCTTCCGTTCCGGTTGTCCTGCGTTGCGACTACGATGCGTTTGGCGCGCTGGTCCGCCATACGACCGTGGCCTCCGGTGTGCCCCAGCCGCAGACCGTCATCACGTGGGACGGCTTTCACCGGCTATCTTCGGTCACCGATCCGATGGGAAATGTCACGGAGTTGGACTATGACAACAGCGGCTACACCACCACCACGGTGCGCGGCGAAGTGCAGGACGTGCCGGGCTCCGCGGGCAATGTGATGCTTTATCGCTCCACCGCGAGGATGGGCGGCCCTTCGCTCCGTGCCTTCAACCAGAATGCATCGCGGAGCAATCACACGCGCGCCTTCAACCAGAACGCGTCGCGGAGCAACCACACGCGTGCCTTCAATCAGAATGCGTCCCGCAGCAATCACACTCGCCTCAGCCTGACGGGCGATCTGTTCTTCGATGTCTTCGCTACCGATGACACCTGCGTGGAGGAGCGCTTCACTCCCGGAAGCTCCGCCGCGCCTGCCATGGAGACCACGGTGGTCCATCGCTCGTCCGGCGGACGCCCGGTGTCCGTCAGCCACGGAGAAGACACCGTGGCGACGATGACCTATGACACCGCGCGACGGCTTGCCATGGTCTCGGACGGTGCGGTCACGAGGGCATACACCCGGGACAAGAAAGGAAGGGTGACGGTTTGTGGCGATACGGACCACTTCCTCGTCGCCGGCCCGCCGGACAAGACTTTCACGATGACGCTCGCCTACGACGCGCTCGGCCGCTGCGTGTCCGTCACCGATGGGGTGGGGAATTCCTCGTCGATGGAGTGGGACTCGCTCGGCCGCTGCGTCTCTGTGAAGGAGCCGGGCGGTCTGGTCGTGCGGACCGCCTACGATGGCAGCTCCGCCACCGGGCCCTACAGCGCGCGGACCAGTGCGGACGTGGATGGAGACGGCCAGCCGGACGTCCTCTCCACCGTGCTCGAGAGGTGCGGGGAAACGCTGTGGGTGGAGAACTCCTATGGAGATCGTACTTCATTCGTCCGGGACGGGGCGGGCCGCCTGACTCGGACGGATCACCCCGACCTCACCCACGAGCAGACCATCTACGATGCGCTTGGCAGGGCGGTCTCCGTGCGGCGGAAGAATGGCGCGGTCATCGCCTGCGACTACAACCTGCGCGGCGAGCTCACCTCGATCTCCCACAGCCAGTTGCCCGCGGGAGTGCTGCCTGTGGCGGCGACCACCTTTTCTTACAATGGTCTCGGTGATTGTGTGCGCACCGAGCAGGGCAGCTCGGTCATCGCGTGGAC
The genomic region above belongs to Luteolibacter flavescens and contains:
- a CDS encoding calcium-binding protein, whose product is MATQSEINALIAGLDGALAAIEADLIEQVFGDSLPLLGDGLSEAAAQGIPAAHHLLGVRDAIKGGLSTLQGSANYTRAQVEQAVANALSAASITAGAVTMDASDSADLKLSINTTRAFPAFALPLDGGLGMPGLGLQTQGSANTALNYSFALSIGVDAGGFYLNTANHASSLSVGITTTIPGFSASAKLSRIHFQIADESGTDGDSVPPTTFGGTFLVDLLDPSGADNRLRPGELGGDLLDATLSGNAAINLNFTSDLSSGALPKIIADLNYSWSFSASNVVAGDMNAGFGSRPVAAFRNVKLDLGSFFSDFAQPILAEVRSVTEPLQPIVEAMQEPIPLLTELNSMNQHVPKSLLEMAVASGAITQDQADDFDILAKIIDIANSIEPGAGSNVLIDLGDFDLGTVDPRLPDFDLAGITPNKIRNATLAVLQDPAVQSFVNKTGIFPKEILADGSLSKGLRFPILEEPETAFGLLLGKNVDLFTMDNATQQLPLYDIDEFIRLAGPLGFRFRGTGNIRLDIDFGFDTKGLFDLAESGDPLDVFNGFYILVPVDQNGAPISMAELNADMRASVAANVLLAEAGAGGSLFANAKATLTDTDENGKVHLDEFIANFDQSPLCVLQASGSLHYGLQAYVTVGVGPFSYTYDYDFPVGRIFDFSHACDDTPEPVLAHIAAGNAVLHIGPDAPLRVSGYIEDGPETFEITRRSGMAGNEQIGITFSGNGGTAGGPSAPPYGAVTSTIHGSGGEGNDTIRLAPDVLSPAHLEGNAGIDRLFGGAGQDTLSGGDGRDFLHGNGGNDSLLGGEGPDVLQGGPGADIHDGGPGIDMVSFADSTAAVTVNLTSGQHTGDAAGDTYLSIEQFEGSPFADTLTGDAGSNQFFGYGGDDILQGGDGDDALEGGPGADQLLGGNGRDFTSYFHSPQGVTVNLATGAATCGDAQGDFLSSIEDLVGSEFNDTLTGNAGDNSMAGLGGNDIIDAGNGTNLVQGGEGKDTITAGSGNDTLYGEGPDTPAFEGLQDQYNFDWSAYLPNQADTIHGGDGDNFIDGGIGDDHITSGAGNDRVLGGPGADTIQTGDGNDNVEGGTGRDIIDLGPGDDYVIVHLDIPGSPPYPEVPYPRFEGGRMVGTGGDTLQGGPGIDTVDLSRMMTRGYFSYYGYDTFGVIVNLSTGATNNGASETVILGFENVIGTDAADNLTGTEGPNVFQPLRGGGRISESFSGPDYIDGLGGIDTLKIDFSRADLPAAPRITTSSTTMIRPGFDSYMFASIERLEIIGASKDDQIHGPVQGHDDILIGMAGNDFLAGRGGSDRLEGGEGDDVLTGCGTIDLSSEFPADGHDILLGGPGNDLLDELAMHHGNYRGLAAGAVFEMDGGPGFDQFAIDLSNQTVPVVWSDATPTNLEFPNGTHVRNCEQVLRIFTGSGNDDITAGTRTNNWIVTGDGDDIVRPGFGTDRVFGGNGIDTLVVDFSMEDLPAYSGVYMTDTVYRRDNGSAGLDYIESYEFERFHITGASKNDQITGRAGNDILKGKGGNDSLNSREGADHLVGCETTGARGAAEIDQLTGGSGADTFVLGDATGRFYDDNVPGTPGHGGYARITDFEPASGDKLVLHGSGYLLGASPVAGVSGTALFHDSDGNGILDPGADELIATLGTATITPANTLGTATSPTAPDLAAAGLENFRTTAQPGGTFAISFSSFETLPANLVLEVEASHDLGASDPWRVIATKLPGSAWAGPVTTCAPSGGKVAATVTPPPLPAGQTKLFVRLRVRDP